A DNA window from Schistocerca gregaria isolate iqSchGreg1 chromosome 2, iqSchGreg1.2, whole genome shotgun sequence contains the following coding sequences:
- the LOC126334693 gene encoding U3 small nucleolar ribonucleoprotein protein IMP4: protein MLRRQARLRREYLYRKSKENMVRAIQEKKERLSRCLDENLPIHTDLRKNAIDLQKKLEWEDKGPEVAVAIGTESGGGGMSHEDDEYRWAGVEDPKIMITTSRDPSSRLKMFAKELRLIFPNSQRMNRGNYEMKQLINACRANDVTDFVVVHEHRGVPDSLVICHLPYGPTAYFTMSDVVMRHDIPDIGTMSEQYPHLIFHNFKTQLGNRVMNILKYLFPVPKEDSHRVITFANHDDYILFQHHTFKKVNGKDIELTEVGPRFQLKLYEIKLGTLEHADAADTEWALRPYMNTSAKRRFLSPDDGWDQDDDVEI from the coding sequence ATGTTACGTAGGCAAGCACGGTTGAGGAGGGAGTACCTCTACAGAAAGTCGAAGGAGAATATGGTACGAGCTATTcaagagaagaaagaaagactgagtCGGTGCCTGGATGAAAATTTACCGATTCACACAGATCTTAGGAAGAACGCAATAGACCTGCAGAAGAAGTTGGAATGGGAAGACAAAGGACCGGAAGTAGCCGTTGCAATTGGGACTGAAAGTGGTGGTGGTGGAATGTCACATGAAGATGATGAATACCGTTGGGCTGGTGTCGAAGACCCGAAGATCATGATAACGACGTCGCGTGATCCATCTTCAAGATTAAAAATGTTCGCCAAGGAGCTAAGATTAATATTCCCCAATTCCCAGCGTATGAACCGTGGTAATTATGAAATGAAACAGTTAATTAATGCATGTCGTGCAAATGATGTTACAGATTTCGTAGTCGTACACGAGCACAGGGGTGTGCCTGACAGTTTAGTGATATGTCATTTACCCTATGGACCAACTGCGTATTTTACAATGTCCGATGTTGTTATGCGGCACGACATACCAGACATTGGAACAATGTCCGAACAATATCCTCATTtaatttttcacaattttaaaaCTCAGCTGGGAAATCGAGTCATGAATATTTTGAAATACTTGTTCCCTGTTCCAAAAGAAGACAGCCATAGAGTTATAACATTTGCAAATCATGATGACTATATATTATTTCAGCACCACACGTTTAAGAAAGTAAATGGAAAAGACATTGAACTAACGGAAGTGGGTCCACGATTTCAATTGAAACTGTATGAAATTAAACTTGGGACTTTAGAGCACGCTGATGCAGCAGACACAGAATGGGCATTGCGACCTTACATGAACACGTCGGCGAAAAGGAGGTTTCTTTCTCCGGATGATGGCTGGGACCAGGATGACGATGTTGAAATATAA